The nucleotide sequence GATGGCCAGCAGGGAAGGGTTGTGTTCTCCGGCCGCCTGCAATACCTGGGTATGAAATTGTTCCAGCAGGATGATCAGCTCTTTCTCCAGAGGTTCCAGCTGGTCCGGATCGGCTACATCCGCCATCAGCGGCTCATTCCGCAGGATCGAGCGGATGCGCGCATGGGTGTACTGAATGAACGGGCCGGTGAACCCCTGGAAGTCGATGCTTTCTTCGGGATTAAAGACCATCCTTTTTTTCGGATCAACCCGGAGTAGGAAAAATTTCAAAGCACCAAGTGCAATCGTATCATACAATTCCTTTAATTCCTCTTCTGTAAAGTCTTTTACCTTGCCCAGCTCTTCTGTCTTTGCAGCGGCTACCTTTACCAGCTCATCCAGCAGGTCATCGGCGTCCACTACTGTGCCTTCCCGGGTCTTCATACGCCCGCTGGGCAACTCTACCATGCCATAGCTCATATGGTAGATACCACCGGCATAGGGTTTATTGAGTTTTTGCAGGATCAGTTGCAGTACTTTCATATGATAGTTCTGCTCATCGGCAATCACATAGATGCTTTGATCGTATGGAAAGTCTTTGTATTTTTCATCCGCCAGCCCGAGATCCTGGGTAATATAAACTGCCGTTCCGTCCTTGCGCAATACCAGCTTCTCATCCAGTCCTTCGGCGGTAAGATCGATCCACACACTGCCATCCTCCTTTTTGAAGAATACGCCCTGTTTCAATCCTTCTTCCACAAATTGCTTTCCTAACAGGTAGGTATCGCTTTCATAATAGATCTTGTCGAAATCGGTCCCGATGCGTTTGTAGGTCTGGTCAAAGCCCGCATATACCCAGCCGTTCATTTTTTTCCAGAGTGCGATCACTTCCGGATCTCCTTTCTCCCAGTCCACCAGCATCTGTTGCGCCGCTTTCATAACCGGCGCATTCTTTTCTGCCTCATCCTTGCTCATACCTTTTTCCATGAGCTCCGCCACCTGCTCTTTGTGTTTGACGCCAAACAATACATAATAGTCACCCACCAGGTGATCGCCCTTGATGCCGGTAGACTCCGGTGTGGCGCCGTTGCCATAGAGCTGCCAGGCCACCATTGATTTTGAAATATGGATACCGCGGTCGTTGGAGATGCAGCACTTTTGGATCTCACTGCCGGTAGCTTTGAGGATCTCGGCAATCGACCAGCCCAGGAAATTATTCCGCAGGTGCCCCAGGTGCAGCGGTTTGTTGGTATTGGGAGAGGAGTATTCCACCATTACCTTTGAAGGCTGTTGCGCTTCCTTACCCAGTGAAGGATTATTATAATTTTTATTCAGAAAACCGGTCCAGAAGTTGGCTGAAATGGTCAGATTCAGAAAACCCTTGATCACATTGAAAGAACGGATCAGGTCCGGATGATGGTTTGCCAGATGCTGTCCGATCTCGGCACCCAGTTCTTCCGGTTTCTTCTTCAGCTCTTTTATAAAAGAAAACAAAACAACCGTATAATCGCCCTCAAACTCAGGTTTGGTGCTGTTGATTGCGATCGACGAAGGTGCAAGATCCCTTTGATACAATTCTTTTAATGCATCCGCAACTATCGGCCTCAATGTATCTACAATGCTCATTCTTAACAAATTTGCTGCAAAAATAAGGAACACAGGCGCAGAAATCATGGGAATAAAGAATATCTTCGCCGCCGATGAGGCAGCATCTACATAGTGTAAGGGACCGGATTCTCCCGCTGATCGACTTTTTTTATCCTCCCTTTAAACGGATCATGCCCCTGCAAACCTTCCGGTATGCGGTTTCCGGAGCGGGCAATACCTTTCTGGGACTGCTATCGTATTATATTACTTACAAGTTCGTTTTAAAGGGCCTGGACTTCCACTTTGGTTTTTATGCGCTGAAGTCGCACGTGGCAGCGCTCGTGGTCTCGTTTATAGTAAGTTTCCTGGTTGGTTTTTTCCTGATGAAATATGTGGTATTTGACGACAGCAGGATCCGGGGCCGGGTACAGTTGTTCCGCTACCTCCTGGTCTGTGTATTTAATCTCACCATCAATTATGTACTGCTTAAAATAATGGTAGAGGTCTGGGGCATCTATCCCGTTTTTGCGCAGATCGGTACTACCGTTGTGGTGGTATTGGTAAGTTATCTGGCACAACGGCATTTCAGCTTTAAAAAGGTACCGGAGCCTACCTACCTGGAAGAAAAGCATAAATAGGAAAGTTGTTCTATTTTTGCCCCAAACTAATGACTGTGAAGAATTTTTTTTATTACGCGCTGCTTTTAATGCTCCTGTCAATTTCATGTAATAAGAACAAAGAACATGCTTTTGCGGATGACCCATTGATCAGGTCCATACACACTACCACCACAGACATACTGCCGAATGGTCCTCCGGAGGAATTCACCGTTACCACGGATTATAACTTCCGGTATGACGATAAGCGGCTTATTGCGGTGAACGACCATCATCTTTTTTATGACGGTAATAACAGGCTGAGCTGGTCACGAATGGAATGGAGGGATTCTACTGCCGCACCATCGGGAGGCCCCTTATACAACCAGCGGATAAGGAGATTTTCCTATAAATGGAAAAATAATGCCGTGGATGAAATTTATCTTGACAGCTCTTACGACAAATCCCTGAACAGCAATGGGCAGATCGTAAGCGAAGGATTGCAGACAGGTGTACGCTATGCCAGGTTTTTCAGGTCCGGCGTTAACCGGGTAGACTCTGTGGTTTATTTAAACCAGTTTAATGACGGGAGTTCCATGCTTTCCGCTATACGTCTTTTATATGAAGGCGATAATGTCAGCAAAGCAATAAACTACCTGAGCAGCCCTGTTTCCCCCAACGAGATGCACTTTGTTTTTGTAACGGAATCGCTCCATAGCAGTATTTCTGATCCGCTCTTCAGGATTTATAAGGAACTGACGATTCTTCCTTTTCCGATGAATTATATTCCTTCCAGGAATTATTTATCGAAATACAGGAACTCTGCGGATCAGCAGTCTTCTTCCATGCCCGCCTGGAACGATATAACCTATCAGTTCAACGAAAGAGGCTGGCCCATAAAGAGCGTGGTTGTAAATCCTTCGTCAACGTACAGATCAACCACGGTGTTCAGTTACTATTAATTTACAGGCTCAGTTCCAGTCCCGCTACATTTAACAGGAAATCCCCGCTGCAATAAGCGCGTACCGCCAGCCAGTCGGATTGCGGAAAAATGCCGGCGACGGTGATGTCTTTCACGGTTCCCGTCCCACTGACGCCTTTCATGAACTGCTGGTTGAGCTGCTGATTCATATTGCTTGTTGCAGTTGTCAGCAGCGCGCCCAGGTCATACTTCGCCATCTTTTCGATCTCCGTGGTGATCTTTTTAGAGAACAGCCAGTCTGCTGTTTTTAACAGGGCATCCCGCGAGCGGATATCAAAGCTGACATCGGCTACCTGCAGTGTCCTGGAGTCTGCATAATACAGGGGTTTGCCCGTCACATAAAAATAACCGTCATTGGTGCCTGTGAACCGTACCTGCATTACCAGACGGTTGTCCCGGCTGCCCAGGAGTTTACATTCCGTGAAAATGAACCGCTTTTTTATAAAGGCCTTGCTGAAGGTGAATTCTTTTCCTGCGATCTGGCTGGTAAGAATCCGGCTGAGTGAGTCATAATTCATTACCAGGTCTGCATACACCTGGAAGCCCCGGTTCCGGCTGAAATTGCTGATATGCGGAACCGGAGTCA is from Niabella beijingensis and encodes:
- a CDS encoding GtrA family protein, yielding MRQHLHSVRDRILPLIDFFYPPFKRIMPLQTFRYAVSGAGNTFLGLLSYYITYKFVLKGLDFHFGFYALKSHVAALVVSFIVSFLVGFFLMKYVVFDDSRIRGRVQLFRYLLVCVFNLTINYVLLKIMVEVWGIYPVFAQIGTTVVVVLVSYLAQRHFSFKKVPEPTYLEEKHK
- the argS gene encoding arginine--tRNA ligase, which gives rise to MSIVDTLRPIVADALKELYQRDLAPSSIAINSTKPEFEGDYTVVLFSFIKELKKKPEELGAEIGQHLANHHPDLIRSFNVIKGFLNLTISANFWTGFLNKNYNNPSLGKEAQQPSKVMVEYSSPNTNKPLHLGHLRNNFLGWSIAEILKATGSEIQKCCISNDRGIHISKSMVAWQLYGNGATPESTGIKGDHLVGDYYVLFGVKHKEQVAELMEKGMSKDEAEKNAPVMKAAQQMLVDWEKGDPEVIALWKKMNGWVYAGFDQTYKRIGTDFDKIYYESDTYLLGKQFVEEGLKQGVFFKKEDGSVWIDLTAEGLDEKLVLRKDGTAVYITQDLGLADEKYKDFPYDQSIYVIADEQNYHMKVLQLILQKLNKPYAGGIYHMSYGMVELPSGRMKTREGTVVDADDLLDELVKVAAAKTEELGKVKDFTEEELKELYDTIALGALKFFLLRVDPKKRMVFNPEESIDFQGFTGPFIQYTHARIRSILRNEPLMADVADPDQLEPLEKELIILLEQFHTQVLQAAGEHNPSLLAIYAFGVAKLFNSFYTAHSVRNAETPEKKNLRLKICTLTAATIAASMALLGIRVPERM